A single region of the Corallococcus silvisoli genome encodes:
- a CDS encoding cyclic nucleotide-binding domain-containing protein has product MQGAFAEAMRAYEAMGAGQRERVLEEALAVPADTRARLVEVLRQARDFAGAARLLEADGDDLGAAPLYEQAGAPLLAAEAWLRVGEQARAAGAFERAGSLEQALALYQALGARESLAHLLGRMHRPMEAAQVFRVLGNAHAELEMLRAVPVDDGQRPEAVLRMCELLDAEGATWRALVLLADGIKHATGTGAVLLQAEQARLLQRLGLASPPEGAAAAEKAPPVVDGYGYLKAIPIFDGLSLEDMRDLYRLARPVLVPAGTTVLEKGAKGMGLVVLLEGMVSVSTGPGRDARQLNMLGPGAFLGEISLILDGPVSAHVRAHTVVRALRVTRTDFQYFLETHEAAALRIYRLFTQSLAERVRDLSS; this is encoded by the coding sequence ATGCAGGGGGCGTTCGCGGAGGCGATGCGTGCCTACGAGGCGATGGGGGCCGGGCAGCGCGAGCGGGTCCTGGAGGAGGCGCTGGCGGTCCCCGCCGACACGCGTGCCCGTCTGGTGGAGGTGCTGCGGCAGGCGCGCGACTTCGCGGGCGCGGCGCGGCTGCTGGAGGCGGATGGCGACGACCTGGGGGCGGCGCCGCTGTACGAGCAGGCGGGGGCGCCGCTGCTGGCGGCGGAGGCGTGGCTGAGGGTGGGGGAGCAGGCCCGCGCGGCGGGGGCCTTCGAGCGGGCGGGCTCGCTGGAGCAGGCGCTGGCGCTGTACCAGGCGCTGGGCGCGCGCGAGTCCTTGGCGCACCTCTTGGGCCGCATGCACCGGCCTATGGAGGCGGCGCAGGTGTTCCGGGTGCTGGGCAACGCGCACGCGGAGCTGGAGATGCTGCGCGCGGTGCCCGTGGACGACGGCCAGCGGCCGGAGGCGGTGCTGCGCATGTGCGAGCTGCTGGACGCGGAGGGCGCGACGTGGCGCGCGCTGGTGCTCCTGGCGGACGGCATCAAGCACGCGACGGGGACGGGGGCGGTGCTGCTCCAGGCGGAGCAGGCGCGGCTGCTCCAGCGGCTGGGGCTCGCGTCGCCGCCGGAGGGCGCGGCCGCGGCGGAGAAGGCGCCGCCGGTGGTGGATGGGTATGGCTATCTGAAAGCCATTCCCATCTTCGATGGTCTGTCATTGGAGGACATGCGGGACCTCTACCGGCTGGCCCGGCCGGTGCTGGTGCCGGCGGGGACGACGGTGCTGGAGAAGGGCGCGAAGGGGATGGGGCTGGTGGTGCTGCTGGAGGGCATGGTGAGCGTGTCCACGGGCCCGGGCCGGGACGCGCGCCAGCTCAACATGCTGGGGCCGGGCGCGTTCCTGGGGGAGATCTCGCTCATCCTCGACGGGCCGGTGTCCGCGCACGTGCGCGCGCACACGGTGGTGCGCGCGCTGCGGGTGACGCGGACGGACTTCCAATACTTCCTGGAGACGCACGAGGCCGCGGCCCTGCGCATCTACCGCCTCTTCACGCAGAGCCTGGCGGAGCGCGTGAGGGACTTGAGCAGCTGA
- a CDS encoding YncE family protein: MRRVAWLCALALGASCNDGALRAEGTLEVPPLTYADPNPWTRGGATVPPPGPSGRLLVTNSLDDSVSLLDMDGLGTPGWGELARVPVGLNPVELEGPHHTAVSPGGDFYYVGISNYVPGGGSGPHGAHGTGTADGYCLKLSAKDNRLVASARVDRNPGDVIVSADGRTLYQTHFDLLRIADVARQGGPEEDMVARMAILDAATMEVKSRVKVCPAPHAVRLSQDERTAYVACWSDEVAVVDLATEGTPVTRVKVAAGAGTATNPRHQPYALTVSPTTGDVWVSSLASRQVQVLEPGTRTMNPARTVYLRGSPMFGAFTRDGGMLYLPYQQEDAVAVIDPVTSTVTRTLPLSQAGCLNVHQFMLTPDERQGLAVCEGDHLGPGTLHVVDLAEGTVVSTVQMGLFPDSVSLLRGTP; encoded by the coding sequence ATGAGGCGTGTGGCCTGGCTTTGCGCGCTGGCGCTGGGCGCGTCTTGCAACGATGGGGCGCTCCGGGCGGAGGGCACGCTGGAGGTGCCTCCGCTGACGTACGCGGATCCGAACCCATGGACGCGCGGGGGCGCGACGGTGCCGCCTCCGGGGCCTTCCGGGCGGCTGCTCGTGACCAACAGCCTGGATGACTCCGTGAGCCTGCTGGACATGGACGGGCTGGGCACGCCGGGCTGGGGCGAGCTGGCGCGCGTGCCGGTGGGGCTCAACCCCGTGGAGCTGGAGGGGCCGCACCACACGGCGGTCTCCCCCGGCGGGGACTTCTACTACGTGGGCATCTCCAACTACGTGCCCGGCGGCGGCTCCGGTCCTCACGGCGCGCACGGCACCGGCACGGCGGATGGCTACTGCCTGAAGCTGAGCGCGAAGGACAACCGGCTGGTCGCGTCCGCGCGCGTGGACCGCAACCCCGGAGACGTCATCGTCAGCGCGGACGGGCGCACGCTGTACCAGACGCACTTCGACCTGCTGCGCATCGCGGACGTGGCGCGTCAGGGCGGCCCGGAGGAGGACATGGTGGCGCGGATGGCCATCCTGGACGCGGCGACGATGGAGGTGAAGTCGCGGGTGAAGGTGTGCCCCGCGCCGCACGCGGTGCGCCTGTCCCAGGATGAGCGCACGGCGTACGTGGCCTGCTGGTCGGACGAGGTCGCGGTGGTGGACCTGGCGACGGAGGGCACGCCGGTGACGCGCGTGAAGGTGGCCGCTGGCGCGGGCACCGCGACGAATCCCCGCCACCAGCCTTACGCGCTCACCGTGTCGCCCACCACGGGGGACGTGTGGGTCAGCTCCCTGGCGAGCCGGCAGGTGCAGGTGCTGGAGCCCGGGACGCGCACGATGAACCCGGCGCGCACGGTGTATCTGCGCGGCTCGCCCATGTTCGGCGCGTTCACGCGGGACGGCGGCATGCTGTACCTGCCCTACCAACAGGAGGACGCGGTGGCGGTCATCGACCCGGTGACGTCCACGGTGACGCGCACGTTGCCGCTGTCCCAGGCGGGCTGCCTCAACGTGCACCAGTTCATGCTGACCCCCGACGAGCGTCAGGGCCTCGCGGTCTGCGAAGGCGACCACCTTGGCCCAGGCACGTTGCACGTCGTGGACCTGGCGGAGGGCACGGTGGTGTCCACGGTCCAGATGGGCCTCTTCCCGGACTCGGTGAGCCTGCTGCGGGGGACGCCATGA
- a CDS encoding cyclic nucleotide-binding domain-containing protein: MADTPHARSLKAQAAALAAEGKLEAALAGYQDALRASPGDAEGHQRVAELLEWLERTPEAARAYDDAALAWTQAGDLLRAVAAAVLSRGLRGARPRTVLTLAERFARPPGALAPTFAWLAERPDTHVPVLSGVGREAFVALVEALEVRAFWPGQRVVEEGQPGASMFALVEGQAEVTRRVEGNARQPVATLGPGDFFGEVALVSEGPRLASVEVRQRSVLLEFKREALSRVSAAYPEVDAAVQDFYQRRLVENLLRTSPLFTQLSPTLKQAMSREFDLRAIPAGQVLLTQGQPGDAFYLLLRGQCQLSLSQPAGRTVALPELREGDVFGEISLLLDKPVSATVRTKTACVVLRLERAAFERHVVSQPGLKGLLMRMGTERLQQTAKALIV, from the coding sequence ATGGCGGACACCCCACATGCTCGGTCGCTGAAGGCCCAGGCGGCGGCCCTCGCCGCCGAGGGGAAGCTGGAGGCGGCGCTGGCGGGCTACCAGGACGCCCTGCGCGCCTCACCCGGGGACGCCGAGGGCCACCAGCGCGTGGCGGAGCTGCTGGAGTGGCTGGAGCGGACCCCGGAGGCCGCCCGCGCCTACGACGACGCCGCGCTCGCCTGGACCCAGGCGGGAGACCTGCTGCGCGCGGTGGCCGCCGCCGTGCTGTCGCGCGGACTCCGGGGCGCGCGGCCGAGGACGGTCCTCACCCTGGCGGAGCGCTTCGCCCGGCCTCCCGGCGCGCTGGCCCCCACCTTCGCGTGGCTCGCGGAGCGCCCGGACACGCACGTCCCGGTCCTGTCCGGCGTGGGGCGCGAGGCCTTCGTGGCGCTGGTGGAGGCGCTGGAGGTGCGGGCCTTCTGGCCGGGCCAGCGCGTGGTGGAGGAGGGCCAGCCGGGGGCTTCGATGTTCGCGCTGGTGGAGGGGCAGGCGGAGGTGACGCGGCGGGTGGAGGGCAACGCGCGCCAGCCCGTGGCCACGCTGGGCCCCGGGGACTTCTTCGGCGAGGTGGCGCTGGTGTCCGAGGGGCCCAGGCTGGCCAGCGTGGAGGTGCGGCAGCGCTCCGTGCTGCTGGAGTTCAAGCGCGAGGCCCTGTCCCGCGTCAGCGCGGCGTACCCGGAGGTGGACGCGGCGGTGCAGGACTTCTACCAGCGGCGGCTGGTGGAGAACCTGCTGCGCACCAGCCCGCTGTTCACCCAGCTGTCACCCACCCTGAAGCAGGCGATGTCGCGCGAGTTCGACCTGCGCGCCATCCCCGCGGGCCAGGTGCTGCTCACCCAGGGCCAGCCGGGCGACGCCTTCTACCTGCTCTTGCGCGGCCAGTGTCAGCTGTCCCTGTCGCAGCCCGCGGGCCGCACCGTGGCCCTGCCCGAGCTGCGCGAAGGCGACGTGTTCGGTGAAATCTCGCTGCTGCTCGACAAGCCCGTGTCCGCCACGGTGCGCACGAAGACGGCCTGCGTGGTGCTGCGCCTGGAGCGCGCCGCCTTCGAGCGGCACGTCGTGAGTCAGCCCGGCTTGAAGGGCCTGCTGATGCGCATGGGCACGGAGCGCCTTCAGCAGACCGCGAAGGCGCTCATCGTCTAG
- a CDS encoding DUF2203 domain-containing protein, producing the protein MRFFSVEEASRLVPLLTTIFGRVRPWVERVQKLAEVLDGPEALPDTEDVRTQREERDALLERIRVELVPLQEMGLEIKGADGLVDFHARRGEEPVYLCWRYGENTVAHWHDLKAGFSGRLPIQSPDDFEPSYLS; encoded by the coding sequence ATGCGGTTTTTCAGTGTGGAAGAGGCCAGCCGACTGGTGCCGTTGCTGACGACCATCTTCGGGCGCGTGCGCCCCTGGGTGGAGCGGGTGCAGAAGCTGGCGGAGGTGCTGGACGGCCCGGAGGCCCTACCCGACACGGAGGACGTCCGCACCCAACGCGAGGAGCGCGACGCCCTGCTGGAGCGCATCCGCGTGGAGCTGGTCCCGCTCCAGGAGATGGGCCTGGAGATCAAGGGCGCGGACGGGCTGGTGGACTTCCACGCGCGGCGCGGCGAGGAGCCCGTCTACCTGTGCTGGCGCTACGGCGAGAACACCGTGGCCCACTGGCACGACCTGAAGGCGGGCTTCTCCGGGCGCCTCCCCATCCAGAGCCCGGACGACTTCGAGCCCAGCTACCTCAGCTGA
- a CDS encoding c-type cytochrome: MKRLLASVAALGLGALAGCGDSEPRPAADYGESLFQDARLSESTFNRFSCATCHVTTPALPAGRIDAGYSLYNVAARPNWWGGYETHLLDAVNFCYVNFMRGVTKLEAEDPRSRALYEYLSRISPDAQAPALPFTVVKDIEDVPRGDAAHGEAVYRAACQDCHGATHTGAGRLTELASVLPEVTQDYDRLFPGIPHAQVVIEKVRHGQFFGVGGNMPPYSREALSDADLGALLAYLGL; encoded by the coding sequence ATGAAGCGCCTTCTCGCGAGCGTGGCCGCGCTGGGGCTGGGCGCGCTGGCCGGGTGCGGTGACAGCGAGCCTCGCCCGGCCGCGGACTACGGGGAGTCGCTGTTCCAGGACGCGCGGCTGTCGGAGAGCACGTTCAACCGCTTCTCGTGCGCGACGTGCCACGTGACGACGCCCGCGCTGCCGGCGGGCCGCATCGACGCGGGCTACTCGCTGTACAACGTGGCGGCGCGGCCCAACTGGTGGGGGGGCTACGAGACGCACCTGCTGGACGCGGTGAACTTCTGCTACGTGAACTTCATGCGCGGGGTGACGAAGCTGGAGGCGGAGGACCCTCGCTCCCGCGCCCTGTATGAATACCTGTCGCGCATCAGCCCGGACGCGCAGGCGCCCGCGCTGCCGTTCACGGTGGTGAAGGACATCGAGGACGTGCCCCGGGGCGATGCCGCGCACGGGGAGGCGGTGTACCGGGCGGCGTGCCAGGACTGCCACGGCGCGACGCACACGGGCGCGGGGCGGCTGACGGAGCTGGCCTCCGTGTTGCCGGAGGTGACGCAGGACTACGACCGGCTCTTCCCGGGCATCCCGCACGCGCAGGTCGTCATCGAGAAGGTGCGGCACGGCCAGTTCTTTGGCGTGGGGGGCAACATGCCACCCTACAGCCGGGAGGCGCTGTCCGACGCGGACCTGGGCGCCCTGCTGGCATACCTGGGGCTGTAG
- the zigA gene encoding zinc metallochaperone GTPase ZigA translates to MLEDKDTRLPVTVLSGFLGAGKTTLLNHVLTNREGLRVAVIVNDMSEVNIDAKLVRQGGAALRRVDEKLVELSNGCICCTLREDLLKEVSKLAKAKRFDYLLIESTGISEPLPVAETFTFEDAEGQGLSTLARLDTLVTVVDAFNFLRDWEASEGLAERGLALAEEEERTVVDLLVEQVEFADVLVLNKTDLVDADGLGRVEAVLRRLNPQARILRSERGRVPLREVLDTRAFDFERASRAPGWLQELRGEHLPESESYGIRGFVFRSRVPLHPKRFWDFVHGSWKGVLRSKGFFWLATRMDITGLWAQAGGACGFEPAGLWWAATPREEWPDDPEVRAEVERDVAGGPHGDRRQEVVFITRDADHDALAAALERCLLTPAELAKGPAAWARLKDPFPEWRRVAPDEDPLEPRAG, encoded by the coding sequence ATGCTTGAAGACAAGGACACGCGCCTGCCGGTGACGGTGCTGTCGGGATTCCTGGGGGCGGGGAAGACGACGCTGCTCAACCACGTGCTCACCAACCGCGAGGGCCTGCGGGTGGCGGTCATCGTCAACGACATGAGCGAGGTGAACATCGACGCGAAGCTGGTGCGGCAGGGGGGCGCCGCGCTGCGCCGCGTGGACGAGAAGCTGGTGGAGCTGTCCAACGGGTGCATCTGCTGCACGCTGCGCGAGGACCTCTTGAAGGAGGTGTCGAAGCTGGCGAAGGCGAAGCGCTTCGACTACCTGCTCATCGAATCCACCGGCATCTCCGAACCGCTGCCCGTCGCGGAGACCTTCACCTTCGAGGACGCGGAGGGCCAGGGCCTGTCCACGCTGGCGCGCCTGGACACGCTGGTGACGGTGGTGGATGCGTTCAACTTCCTGCGGGACTGGGAGGCGTCGGAGGGGCTGGCGGAGCGCGGGCTGGCGCTGGCGGAGGAGGAGGAGCGCACGGTGGTGGACCTGCTGGTGGAGCAGGTGGAGTTCGCGGACGTGCTGGTGCTGAACAAGACGGACCTGGTGGACGCCGACGGGCTGGGGCGGGTGGAGGCGGTGCTGCGCCGGTTGAATCCCCAGGCGCGCATCCTCCGGTCGGAGCGGGGCCGGGTGCCGCTGCGGGAGGTGCTGGACACGCGCGCGTTCGACTTCGAGCGGGCGAGCCGCGCCCCCGGCTGGCTCCAGGAGCTGCGCGGCGAACACCTGCCGGAGAGCGAGTCCTACGGCATCCGCGGCTTCGTCTTCCGCAGCCGCGTGCCGCTGCACCCGAAGCGCTTCTGGGACTTCGTGCACGGAAGCTGGAAGGGGGTGCTGCGCAGCAAGGGGTTCTTCTGGCTGGCGACGCGCATGGACATCACCGGCCTGTGGGCCCAGGCGGGCGGCGCGTGCGGCTTCGAACCCGCGGGCCTCTGGTGGGCCGCGACGCCGCGCGAGGAGTGGCCCGACGACCCGGAGGTGCGCGCGGAGGTGGAGCGCGACGTGGCGGGCGGGCCCCACGGCGACCGGCGTCAGGAGGTCGTGTTCATCACCCGCGACGCGGACCACGACGCGCTGGCGGCGGCGCTGGAGCGCTGCCTGCTCACCCCCGCGGAGCTGGCGAAGGGGCCCGCGGCGTGGGCTCGGCTGAAGGATCCGTTTCCCGAATGGCGGCGGGTGGCACCGGACGAAGACCCCCTGGAGCCGCGCGCCGGCTGA
- a CDS encoding NmrA/HSCARG family protein yields the protein MPVDFSITVLVTGATGQQGGAVIRQLLNRGHHVVALVRDVESPSARALQKPGVVLAQGDFEDRRTLERAMRGVDAVYAMGTPFGSGGVDAEIHHGQNLADAAKRSGVRHYVYSSVAGASELTGIPHFDSKHAVELYLRRLDMPFTILGPTYFMENLTQRPLRDALASGQLPVALPASRGLQMVAVDDLGAFALQVLEDPEKFIGERIDVASDEVTGQQAAALLSMVSGHRIHFEQVPLEQLHQQSEDLAAMFEWLDKVGYHADILTLRNDYPRVTWQTFETWARHQDWGFITSPSWPATAAEPVTPQP from the coding sequence ATGCCCGTGGATTTCTCCATCACCGTGCTCGTCACTGGCGCCACCGGCCAGCAGGGCGGCGCCGTGATCCGCCAGCTCCTCAACCGCGGCCACCACGTGGTGGCCCTGGTGCGGGACGTGGAGTCCCCCTCGGCCCGCGCCCTCCAGAAGCCGGGCGTCGTGCTGGCGCAAGGCGACTTCGAGGACCGCCGCACCCTGGAGCGCGCGATGCGCGGCGTGGACGCCGTCTACGCCATGGGCACGCCCTTCGGCTCCGGCGGCGTGGACGCGGAGATCCACCACGGCCAGAACCTCGCGGACGCGGCCAAGCGCTCCGGCGTGCGGCACTACGTGTATTCCTCCGTGGCGGGCGCGTCGGAGCTCACCGGCATCCCGCACTTCGACAGCAAGCACGCGGTGGAGCTGTACCTGCGGCGCCTGGACATGCCCTTCACCATCCTGGGCCCCACCTACTTCATGGAGAACCTCACCCAACGGCCGCTCCGGGACGCGCTGGCGTCCGGACAGCTTCCGGTCGCGCTGCCCGCCTCGCGCGGCCTGCAGATGGTGGCGGTGGATGACCTGGGGGCCTTCGCGCTGCAGGTGCTGGAGGATCCGGAGAAGTTCATCGGCGAGCGCATCGACGTCGCCTCCGACGAGGTGACGGGCCAGCAGGCCGCGGCGCTGCTCTCCATGGTGAGCGGACACCGCATCCACTTCGAACAGGTGCCCCTGGAGCAGCTGCACCAACAGAGCGAGGACCTGGCGGCCATGTTCGAGTGGCTGGACAAGGTGGGCTACCACGCGGACATCCTCACCCTGCGCAACGACTACCCGCGCGTCACCTGGCAGACCTTCGAGACCTGGGCGCGCCATCAGGATTGGGGCTTCATCACGTCCCCCTCCTGGCCAGCCACCGCCGCCGAGCCGGTGACGCCCCAACCGTAG
- a CDS encoding PAS domain S-box protein, whose translation MASAGSQERGPSSEGRTPRAGAVPSSLAELLETHRDAITDDWVARMAALAAPLHLSREQIIDGLPAFLAELREALSRAEAEGVDFDSLHHEETSEAHGRSRLRMGFDVALVTREYTLLRDCILERAEREGLEPPLSQLRLLSACIDTALAQAVVPFELDSSERRRFEADERERFFQLSPDMFCIAGLDAYFKRVNVYFLHVLGWSEAELYQQPFLDLVHPDDRQATLDEVGKLAQGIPTLRFENRFRTKDGQYRWLAWAARPVPELGLIYAAARDITEQKAVAAERERLMDALRDSEGRFRNMADHAPVMLWVTDVDGSTTYMNRGWYHFTGQTEATGLGFGWLDAVHPDDLERTRQTFILANARHTPFRLDYRLRGQDGRYRWAVDTGSPRFDTEGHFLGYIGSVIDITDRKQAEVEREALLARESAARQDAEEANQLKDEFLATISHELRTPLTAILGWVQLLRTGHLPEPRRERALETMERNARAQGQLIEDLLDVSRIMSGKLRLDVKPVDLSAVVQQALDSVRPAADARGVQLGATVDTSSSVMGDTHRLQQVVWNLLSNSVKFTPRGGHVRLVVARRDSLVELTVEDTGQGIPEAFLPHVFERFRQADSGTTRKTGGLGLGLAIVRHIVEMHGGTVSAASEGEGQGAVFTVRLPLSVTQRRGPEVPTAPRTSAPGPATAHPSELDGVRVLVVDDEEDARELLSTLLEENGASVLTAGSAAEGLQVIQAERPDVLVSDIGMPGTDGYGFIERVRALPEEQGGRTPAVAITAYARSEDRTRVLRAGFQSHVPKPVEPVELLAVLASLAGRFQKQPKD comes from the coding sequence ATGGCCTCGGCGGGTTCACAGGAGCGGGGCCCTTCGTCGGAAGGGCGCACGCCCAGGGCGGGTGCGGTCCCGTCGTCCCTGGCCGAGCTGCTGGAGACCCACCGCGACGCCATCACGGACGATTGGGTCGCCCGCATGGCCGCCCTCGCGGCCCCCCTGCACCTGTCGCGCGAGCAGATCATCGACGGCCTGCCTGCGTTCCTTGCCGAGCTTCGCGAAGCGCTGTCGCGCGCGGAGGCCGAGGGCGTGGACTTCGACTCGCTCCACCACGAGGAGACCTCCGAGGCGCACGGCCGCAGCCGCCTGCGCATGGGCTTCGACGTGGCCCTGGTCACGCGCGAGTACACCCTGCTGCGCGACTGCATCCTGGAGCGGGCGGAGCGCGAGGGCCTGGAGCCCCCGCTGTCACAGCTGCGGCTGCTCAGCGCCTGCATCGACACCGCGCTCGCGCAGGCCGTGGTCCCGTTCGAGCTGGACAGCTCCGAGCGCCGCCGCTTCGAGGCCGATGAGCGCGAGCGCTTCTTTCAGCTGTCCCCGGACATGTTCTGCATCGCGGGCCTGGACGCGTACTTCAAGCGGGTGAACGTGTACTTCCTCCACGTGCTGGGCTGGAGCGAGGCGGAGCTCTACCAGCAGCCCTTCCTGGACCTGGTCCACCCCGACGACCGGCAGGCCACGCTCGACGAGGTGGGCAAGCTGGCCCAGGGCATCCCCACGCTGCGCTTCGAGAACCGCTTCCGCACCAAGGACGGCCAGTACCGGTGGCTCGCCTGGGCCGCGCGCCCCGTGCCCGAGCTGGGGCTCATCTACGCCGCCGCGCGCGACATCACGGAGCAGAAGGCCGTCGCCGCGGAGCGCGAACGCCTGATGGACGCCCTGCGCGACAGCGAGGGGCGCTTCCGCAACATGGCGGACCACGCCCCCGTGATGCTCTGGGTGACGGACGTGGATGGCTCCACGACCTACATGAACCGGGGCTGGTACCACTTCACCGGCCAGACGGAGGCCACGGGGCTGGGCTTCGGCTGGCTCGACGCCGTCCACCCCGACGACCTGGAGCGCACGCGGCAGACCTTCATCCTCGCCAATGCCAGACACACGCCCTTCCGGTTGGACTACCGGCTGCGCGGCCAGGACGGCCGGTACCGCTGGGCCGTCGACACCGGCTCGCCCCGCTTCGACACGGAGGGGCACTTCCTGGGCTACATCGGCAGCGTCATCGACATCACCGACCGCAAGCAGGCGGAGGTGGAGCGGGAGGCCCTGCTCGCCCGCGAGAGCGCCGCGCGCCAGGATGCGGAGGAAGCCAATCAGCTCAAGGACGAGTTCCTCGCCACCATCAGCCACGAGCTGCGCACGCCGCTGACGGCCATCCTGGGCTGGGTGCAACTGCTGCGCACCGGCCACCTGCCGGAGCCCCGCCGCGAACGCGCGCTCGAGACCATGGAGCGCAACGCGCGCGCGCAGGGTCAGCTCATCGAGGACCTGCTGGACGTCAGCCGCATCATGTCCGGCAAGCTCAGGCTGGATGTGAAGCCGGTGGACCTGTCGGCCGTGGTGCAGCAGGCGCTCGACTCGGTGCGGCCCGCGGCGGACGCGCGGGGGGTCCAGCTGGGGGCCACGGTGGACACCTCCAGCAGCGTCATGGGCGACACGCACCGGCTCCAGCAGGTGGTGTGGAACCTGCTGTCCAACTCGGTGAAGTTCACGCCCCGCGGCGGCCACGTGCGGCTGGTGGTGGCGCGGCGGGACTCCCTGGTGGAGCTCACCGTCGAGGACACCGGCCAGGGCATCCCCGAGGCCTTCCTGCCCCACGTCTTCGAGCGCTTCCGTCAGGCCGACAGCGGCACGACGCGCAAGACGGGCGGCCTGGGGCTGGGACTGGCCATCGTGCGCCACATCGTGGAGATGCACGGCGGCACCGTCTCCGCCGCCAGCGAGGGCGAGGGCCAGGGCGCCGTCTTCACGGTGCGCCTGCCCCTGTCGGTCACGCAGCGGCGCGGCCCGGAGGTGCCCACGGCGCCCCGGACCTCGGCCCCGGGCCCGGCGACCGCGCATCCCTCGGAGCTGGACGGAGTGCGCGTGCTGGTGGTGGACGACGAGGAGGACGCGCGCGAGCTGTTGAGCACGCTCCTGGAGGAGAACGGCGCCAGCGTGCTCACCGCCGGCTCCGCGGCGGAAGGGCTCCAGGTCATCCAGGCGGAGCGCCCCGACGTGCTGGTCTCCGACATCGGCATGCCGGGCACGGATGGCTACGGGTTCATCGAGCGCGTTCGCGCGCTGCCCGAAGAGCAGGGCGGGCGCACCCCAGCGGTGGCCATCACGGCCTATGCCCGCTCCGAGGACCGCACCCGCGTGCTGCGCGCCGGCTTCCAGAGCCACGTGCCCAAGCCCGTGGAGCCCGTGGAGCTGCTCGCCGTGCTCGCGTCGCTCGCGGGCCGCTTCCAGAAGCAGCCGAAGGACTGA
- a CDS encoding WD40/YVTN/BNR-like repeat-containing protein, with amino-acid sequence MRKPRIMGDVRTAAAAAALLGSGAAWAHAGLPETSNVTLRRGHPEDVFVGATFGAIISRDSGRTWRWVCPDAMGYGGWRPESFIWRETGTLLAATGNALLSSKDGACSWSTHPAFKDTWVTGLAAQPGDDAVLYASTGRSTAARNGLFRSDDGGETWRALPLQRDGIVFSAVRVSAADPRTLYVSAWDTARMYLFRSDDAGDTWEELPQAFPDLVRPFDFVVTATDPTDSRGVWARVSAQGTTHILHSTDGGRTFPPSPGGGIEDVFVNMDLSADGGTAWVSTYNAFFRSQAGGPFTQLELPTGNACVTRVGDVLYGCGSPWLHDWSLARSHDEGTTWEPLFSLEQIQGSHQCPAGTPVRELCPSRWPQLAGTIGAPLYPDGMPDGGGIPEGGTPDAGAPDAGAPPTDAGTTPSSPKPSSGCAAAPAGTLLPLFLLPWWRRGRRREDPCP; translated from the coding sequence ATGCGAAAGCCACGAATCATGGGGGATGTGCGAACGGCGGCGGCCGCGGCCGCCCTGCTGGGCTCGGGCGCGGCGTGGGCGCACGCGGGCCTCCCGGAGACATCCAACGTCACGCTGCGGCGGGGACACCCCGAGGACGTCTTCGTGGGCGCCACGTTCGGAGCGATCATCTCGCGCGACAGTGGGCGGACGTGGCGCTGGGTGTGCCCGGATGCGATGGGCTATGGCGGCTGGCGCCCGGAGTCCTTCATCTGGCGCGAGACGGGGACGCTGCTGGCGGCCACCGGCAACGCGCTCCTGAGCTCCAAGGACGGCGCGTGCTCGTGGTCCACGCACCCCGCCTTCAAGGACACCTGGGTGACGGGGCTCGCCGCGCAGCCCGGCGATGACGCGGTGCTGTACGCGTCCACGGGCCGCTCCACGGCGGCGAGGAACGGGCTGTTCCGCTCGGATGACGGCGGGGAGACGTGGCGGGCGCTGCCGCTCCAGCGCGACGGCATCGTCTTCTCCGCGGTGCGCGTATCGGCGGCGGACCCTCGCACGCTCTACGTGTCCGCGTGGGACACGGCGCGCATGTACCTGTTCCGCAGCGACGACGCGGGCGACACGTGGGAGGAGCTGCCCCAGGCGTTCCCGGACCTGGTGCGCCCGTTCGACTTCGTGGTGACGGCGACGGACCCCACGGACTCCCGCGGCGTCTGGGCCCGCGTGTCCGCGCAGGGCACCACGCACATCCTCCACAGCACGGATGGCGGGCGCACCTTCCCCCCGAGCCCGGGCGGAGGCATCGAGGACGTCTTCGTCAACATGGACCTCTCCGCCGACGGCGGCACCGCGTGGGTGTCCACCTACAACGCCTTCTTCCGCAGCCAGGCGGGAGGGCCCTTCACCCAGCTGGAGCTGCCCACCGGCAACGCGTGCGTGACGCGCGTGGGCGACGTGCTCTACGGCTGCGGCTCGCCGTGGCTCCATGACTGGTCGCTGGCGCGCAGCCACGACGAGGGCACCACCTGGGAGCCGCTCTTCAGCCTGGAGCAGATCCAAGGCAGCCACCAGTGTCCGGCGGGCACGCCCGTGCGAGAGCTGTGTCCGTCGCGGTGGCCCCAGCTCGCGGGGACGATTGGCGCGCCCCTCTACCCGGACGGGATGCCGGATGGCGGCGGCATTCCGGAGGGCGGCACGCCGGACGCGGGCGCCCCCGATGCCGGCGCGCCGCCCACCGACGCGGGGACGACGCCCTCCAGCCCGAAGCCGTCCTCCGGCTGCGCCGCCGCGCCCGCGGGCACCCTCCTTCCCCTGTTCCTTCTCCCCTGGTGGCGCCGCGGCCGGCGGCGCGAGGACCCTTGCCCATGA